CAGACACGAAAGTTTGGGAAGACGCATGGATCCCTACGGAACCTGCTCGCGCGGCGAAACCAAAGACAGTGATCATGGATACTGATCTTAAAGTCCACCACCTTATTGATGTCGACAAGGCTGAATGGAATGTTGGCGTTATAAATGAATTTATTGCTGCCGATGATGTATCTCGTATTCTCACACTTAGGATCAGCAAAACGGGACGCAAGGACGGCTACAGCTGGAAGCATACAAAGTCGGGGGTATACACAGTGAGGTCTGGGTACACCATTGCAGTTGAACAACGGAAAAAGCTGCGTGGGGACATAAGCCTGGGACCGAGTTGCAATGGTTTAAAGAAGAAGGTTTGGAGACTTAAGGCGCCGCGGAAAATCAAGCATTTTCTGTGGCAAGCTCTGTCTGGATATGTCGCCTCAGCGAGCAAGCTAAAAGAAAGACATTGCGGTAACGACTCGGTCTGTCAACGCTGTGGTGCGGAGAATGAAACGATTAACCATATCATCTTTGAATGCCCGCCAGCGATTCAAAGTTGGGCATTATCGACAGTCCCGACGTCTCCGGGGGTCTTCCCGAGTTCCTCAATCTTTGTTAACTTTGATATGCTACTGAATTTGCAAACAGATCCTAGCAGAGCTGAGAGCACGGCCTTCTTTCCATGGTTGATCTGGTACTTATGGAAGGCACGAAACGATAAATGTTTTAATAACAAGGATACATCACCTGTGGATACCCTGCAACTAGCGGTTTCGGAAGCTACAACATGGAAGCTAGCGCAGATCCTGCCGGACATCTTGGAAGCAGCAGACGACGGGAATGAGAGGATAGCGGAAGTGGAGGAACAAGAAAGGGTGGGACGATGGAGATGCCAGCTCGACGCGTCTTGGGTCCTAGAAGATACTGGAGTGGGGCTGAGTTTTATTGTGTTCGATGGCGACATGGAGGTAATGCGAGGGCAAAGGAAACTAATCAACGTCCCATCCCCACTACATGCGGAAGCGGAGAGTTTAGTGTGGGCTATGGAGGAGCTTAGTAGCCGTGGGTTCCAGCAGGTACGCTTGGAATCAGACTGTCAACAGCTGGTACACATCATCAACTTCTCTAAGAAGTGGCCAGCACTTGATCCAGAGCTTGATGCCATTGAGGCACTGAGAACttcttttatttccttttcgCTGAGTTTTATACCTCGTTCTTTGAACTTCCGTGCGGATGCTCTTGCAAAAGAGGCCCGATCACGTGATTTACACTACATGTTGGTTGACAGTATGGTCTCTATTCCGCTAGCTCACGAGGCTAGTACGATAGGACCGGTTTAAGTTTGAAATAAAgcttttgatgacaaaaaaaaaaaaatcttctttgCAATTGTACCCTCTCTcgtataaattcaaaactttttgtgatttgatttttaagtgttagataattttttttttttgtgggggTGGGACAAACATAACTTTGGATGATATTGGGAAGTCTTTTTTATGAtctgagcaaaaaaaaaagggaagtttttttatggtttaaatcAAAACACTTAAAAAACCATATAGTTTGTATTTTgagatttatattttctttttaaaaataataaattttattaaaacatctAAATATTACTATGTAGAATctattctttaaaatatttccaATAATAATgcatttcaaaatattaaattcaataatactctttttttttgaatattcaaTAATACTCTTTATGTTTCACAATACATGATGTTTTGACTCATTgtacaaagataaaaaaaattctctaaaaaataactacaaatataatttaaaaatcatttaaccaattaaaaaaataattgcaaAATCTAATTGGTTATATAATTTTcggtaaaattaaaaattaaatatatcaaaatttcatctattttgaaactaCAAACATCTTCTAAAACATAAACTATTATAAAACAGAAATAGTATTAAAtttgaaagaagaaaataaattaaatataaatcacTTTAAACTCCAGAATACACTCCAAACTTgattattacaaaagaaaatctTGAACTGAATGGGAAAAAAATATAGGATCCGATTGGTAAtggttgtagctttaaaaatttgctgtagaaaaaaatctgtaaatttttttgatgtggctttagattttactgctgtagaattttatgtaaatcactaaaaaattgctttggatatttggttCTGCAGAGCACTTATACAGCTGTAAGTTATTTTAAGAgatgtggtttcaaaaaaaatttaaagattaattgctctgaatttggtgttttaaaaataaataggatTGTGGACAGCACCTCAACTACCAATCCTCCCCATAATCTTTTATTCAATTTTGCTGCAGAAGTCTTATTCGAGATATTTtagttgaaattaaaaatataacatttctTTTTCAATAATATAAGATCTACTCATCAGTAGAGATTGCAGGACAAGTGGGATTGCAAATCGGCGAAGGGCAGTCTATCTTCTGGAATGCACTCCGACCGTAAAACCAGTTTCCCACTGCTTTCGATATTTTCTGCAGATGATCAAaatgtaaattaattaaaagcaaaactaaGTTTAAACTGAAAAGATcctttgaaaaatattatttatattaccGTGTTGGCGACTTGGGGACCTTTGGCGCCGGACCAAGAGGCGGCGCTTCCTCCTTGGCAATGAGCGTGACACGAGTCCAAGAACAATCCTCTCGACGGAGTACTGTGGATCGGAGACAATGCACGCATCATCTGATCTCTAAACCCTGAGATGTTTAAACCAAACCCGGTTTAGTCTAATTAACTAGCAAGCCCGGTTTACTCTAATATACTACCAAACCAAGCTCTTTTCATATAGGTTTAATTCAGATAGACCGAACTGATCCAATTCAAACCagaggtgaagaagaaagatgtaaataccaaaacatgtttttatacCGAGCCATTACTTAGTTTCTTTGGGAAATTAGATATGCATTGGATTTGAAACCGGGTTTGAGCGAAATCTAATTAAACCGTACCAAATCAATTTAGATAGGACTTGGCTTCTAAACCGGAACAGAATCAGAATGTACTAAACCTCCTAATCGGTTTAACTACGAAATTAGTAGTTTTACCTTGGACAGTTCTGAGCTGAGCGGCCGAACATTTCTTGAGATCGAGCTTACAGTTCGCCCACTCTTTGCGCTTATCTACTCCGGTCGGAGCCAAAACGTTCTTGATCTAATGTCACCAAATtcaatatatgtatcatttttttgtatatgtataaaatgaATGTGTTTGTAATATAAAGGTATGTATCCTACCTGCCAGGAGTCAAATGCAGCGTTAATGACAAAGAGCGGTGTTCGCATGGAAGGGACGACGTATTGCGGGAAGAAACACTGCCAAAAACGAGCAAATAACACGTTAGTGTCACTAGCTAGATACAAAAAAGTGCCGAGATCAACGATGTTGAGATAGATAATGAAGAGCATACGAGTTCTGGTTTCATTTTTGAGGTGCATGAAATAGGAAGACTCTTTGCAGATCCCTGCAAAATGATTTAAGCAAGACTAACTTTAGGATTATCCTCATGGTTAGGATTCACAATAATGAGACATTAATTGAGAGAGGAGAGAAATCGTACATGGAGTGCGACAACTTTACTGTAATAAGATTGTATGTATGATCCTCCTGAGATATCTTTACTGTTTCATAAAATCTAGTTCAGTGGTGATAATGAAAATGATCAATGTTTGTATTTGCTGATGTCACACTATGATGCAGTGGCGGGCTATatggttataaattttgtacGCATTACCCGTGGATGAAGTAACCAGCGTCGGAAACACATTTGACTCTAGCTGTCCGGGGAAGTATGGCGCGGAAAGTGTCACAATGTAGAATTGCCGCCAATGCTCCGGCTGAACAACCCGAGAGTATCGCCTGAAAaggttttaaataaataaattaaactctgtaattattaaataattaatatacttattttgattcaatgaaaaaagatATTGAAAATCTgaatattatataatacattttgAGCGTTTTTCATTCCTTTAGCCATGAGATCATCGATCACCGCACGCCAAACTCGTGCACCGCGGAAGAACAGCTTATTCGCCTGAAAATACTCAAATATTTTCTATcataaatctaaaatttttgaatatgacaagttAAAAGTATTTAcaagaaaaatgtaaatttttggacgaaaatataaaataaatcttcaTAAATATCACAAGTCAGTCAACAAAATTTATTACCGGATTAACAGCTTCTACATTGCCGGTGAAAGATGATCCGTCACAATAACGTACTTTGATTCTATTCCAACtgtaaaaatctgaaaaaatatcACAGGTTTTGACACCATTGATCGTCAACACTCAGAAGAAAAAATCGTtggataaagaaaaaaatagaagaagatTAAGGTTAGACCTGGGTTAGTGTTTTGCTTGCCACCCAAGATACCGGAGAAACCAAAGTCCTTGTTCATGAATTTGGACGAACCCTTCATTGTACCCTTACGCTTAATACATGAAGCCACATCGGTACACCATCCTCCTCCCTGTGATATAACATTTACATTTCAAATTCTATTCAATACATTCTTACTTAGCAATTAGCATATATATTAGATAGCTGTTTTATATGCCAGCaagataatattttgaatattggtTATGATAATTTGATTCAGAAACCGCAGAATGGCCGAGTGGTTCCCCAAGTTCTTAAGTTATTATCAGTAACACAACTACAAATTACTACGATATATATTCAAtcgataaatatatataagcgTCCACAAATTGGCAACAAATAGTAATATTTATGTCATTTCATCCTGCAAATTTATTTCAGTCTTCACGATACTTTCGATTCTCGGTATTACTAATCAGAACTCTTATTACCTCCATGTGAACAATCCAGTTGTTAACTCCCGAACCAAACCCTTTGTCGAAATGGTAAGCTGGTGCACTTCCATCCAAACACACTACATATATTTAACACAAAGCAATTGTCAATAACATTTTGAATTGATCGATTTTAATTaatgtaatcttttttttaattatatgaataaaGTGCATATTACCGGCTCCTTTAGCTACGGCGCTTTGTAGATAAGTGATGGGAACGGCTCCTGTTCCGATCACCACCATTGACAACACTAGCACACTTGACCAACATTGCTTAAGCTTCCCCATTctataacaattttaaaatagataaagtTTCCTACGAAACTtgtatttgttattctttcatttgcaaaaaaaaaacttgtgtttGTCCAATTATTTTAATGTTGAAATAACAGTGAATTTCCAAGTACtggtaaaaaaacatttaaatacatattttctaCTGGCAGATTTATATGGTAACTTGCatgataataattataaaatatattgatatatatatatatatatatacatatcatgTGGTattgtgatatatatatgttcagtTATTCAACCATTCTATTCCATTTTCTTTGTAAGATTCCATGAATCCGCATTAATACTAATGCAGATCTACACTACTAAAGATCATTAATTCaccacaaatataattatagaacATCCAGGAATTGAAGAAAATACATTCTTCTTCCATGTGCGTGTCTTCGACTTTTCTCAGACAACCGAAAAGGTTGTCAGTAATTATTATCTTGCTCAAAGTATAGTCCACTATAGAATTATTAATCCGCATTTTAACGACATTGCTAGTTGCTATTACGGTTCCTTGTTCTTTTGAGATACCCGAATACCATTTTACATCATATTGTCTTTGCAAGATAATTTAGTTAAGCAAATGATATCAAAAGAAATCATATCCAAAGAATACAACGTATTGGACCGCATAAAAATGTGTTGAATCACATACGTTTCAATAACTATCGATGCGACGATGCCATTCAcgcaaaatttaagaaaattaatttgcGCGCTTCTGGATTTCTAATGAGTAACTTAGTAACAATAAACTTAAAACCTCACGTGAcaaaaaagacaacataaaaccATGTATTCGAAATAAACAACACAATTCCATAAAATGATAGCAACTTTAGTAAGAACAAAATGGTGACAGGaagttcaaattaaaaaaaaaatcataaaacgaaGCTTACCTTGTGAGAATGGATCGTCCTTTAGTTTTCTTTGCTTACAGAGAGAGAAACTGATTTTTTTGTGGCGAGTTTATGAAATGGATAGAGAGGAATCTGAAAGGAAGAGCTTTAGAGAGTTTATGGAAGCCAGCCATTTGTTGTCTTCTCAATTATATAATACAATCATCCACAAgttgcaaataaaaaaatacacctTTTACTTTATAACTttctttataattatattattttgcttTAATTTGCAAAAaggtttatttgttttataagaTACTTGTGAATGGCATAGCGTGTATGTCAGTAGCTTCGCCATGTTATCCAACGTCAAGAAACTACGTTGTATAACTCTTAGTCAAATTCAGTGTTCTTAAAATCTCTGATAAACCTGTTTGGCTATAGAGTCTGTTTCAACATTAAAATCAAGAGCTGTCCAACAAGAATTTCATTTTAAAGTTTGTGAAACCTTAAACTTAAATTgagatttataaagaaaaaaaatggagaacTACCTTTTTATgagattttaatttgaaaactgcatcttttttttaaactatacatttttataagtaaataaactaaattatctaatatgaatatttataatcattgtaatttatcatattaagtaaataattatACTAGCAAATTCaacccaaaaaaatattaaaataatacatttaatatccttataatatcttttgaaatagattttacatttttttgataaaaataactCAAAGACATCGACATATCTTTTCAGGGCCTGACTAGTGTAACCCTAACGGTTGCAggcgtttgcggatgcgggtggctGCGGTTTTAAGCGTtattaagagatttgtacgatgGTACATCAGTTAAAAATTAGTGTGTTTGCGAAATATTTATGACTGGCTAACTACCAAACACATCAgtggttaaataataaaattacaatatttacattttctataattataaaaatattaaaaattatattattataataaatataaaatttatatttataaattatacttttaattttttttaaagttatagagaatatttttttaaaaaagtttataatataaattaaaatataatataatattttagtattactgttatttcaattttaaaatttaattgaatattttattttatagttatatagctttttgttaaaaaaataatttacctTCTCACAACTGTAAACGATAATTGGAatcaacttttaaatttaaGAGGTTCATATCGGTTTAAAACGATTTATAGCATTTTCAATGATTGTTTCTATTTTCTAAACaccaacaaccgctaccaaaCGCAAAAGCTgtcgggaaaaccagtcatcaCATGTTTTCCCCTTCGTCCTAGCTCTCAAAATTTAATTCTAGGTTATAacacatttataaaaatgtaacgAGAATTTATTGGTATAGAAATCTGGTAatcttttaaaactatttattcatataagatttataaaaatatataatatatatatataattttaaaatatttcataagACTTCAGTGTTCTTAAAATCTAACCGGATCTATAGATCGATGTATTTTCAAATACATTCTGAAAAAAGTAGTGATTAATCTATTTAATTGGTTCAATATTCTTTATAATTTAAtagaaattaaattataataaaatctttCAAAAGGCTTGTTTATATgtagtttattatttaaaaactcATTATATATCATCTGAATATTTCAGCACAAGTCCTGtccaaaaaatattcattttacaGTTTGCGAAACCTTAAACTGAGATTTATAAATCTATGAGCACAATTAAATATGAaggaaatagtttttaatcagaaaagaaggaaaaagtGTCGGTGCACCGAACGACTAGCTAGCTGCGCAACAGCCAAAACATGTTGGACCTTTACGATAAAAATATCAAGATTTAAAAGTCagattttctctattttagctTTATGTATTAACACGAGTAATGTGATGTTTATTTACTGTAAAGCTCTTGTTCATGTAGACAGTTGGGTTGATGTTAATTTTGTAGACAagtattttaggaaaaaaaagtaTATTGATAAGTTTCAGAATTCATGGTTTCTAGGACCGAAAAAGAATAGTTGTTAACTAAGGAAGCTACCTCGAGATCTAATATGAAGATTGATTCTCTTCTGTTTTCTATGGAAAACTAGCGATCCGAAACCGCGTGCTAAGCGCAATAATACAAAGTTACAAACAGCATTATGGCATATGGGGTTTGCATCGAGCACAAACAGCAAAAGTTTAAGATTTTAGCATTGCCACTTTATCATCATCTTGATTTAAATATGGTTTAATGAATGTTTTTTGTTGACTGAAAAAACTATAACCCCGTTCCATAATACTTACGTCCGCTACTGAGTGCAAGTTGCGATTTGCTACTATGATTAAGAAAATGCAAAACATCTGCAATCTAGAGAAAAACGACGGTGTTGTTAGTGATGTCTCTCGTGAACGCTGGTATTCCAAGCAATATATACATGTTGTGTAACTCTCTTATTATAGCGATTAGCAAACATTTTTAATTCCCAACATTTTCACTACTGTTATTTTACTTTTCTGCCTTCACAGCCACGGTTGTTTTAGTTTGTCGCTGTTAGACCTTAAAAGTTAAAGGCGTCAAACTTGagttatgaaaaaattatacttTATTTATTCGAATACAAGTAACAATTTTGCATTTTACATAAGAATGGAAGAGAAAACAGAGCAacttcagcacacacatgtgCTGAAGAAAATTACTCCTTTTGCGTATTCTCAACACTCAAGAATCAATCAcaccttttctttttctatagctaaaccctaaaaataTTTCACTATAATATGACAAATGAGTCATTTATAagtatctttttcttttttaaaagaatagtAAATCTGTATGTATTTCTTAAATTGGAGGAGCATCTTGAGGAGTGAAAACCCTGTGGTGGCAAGTAGGGTTACAAGGATAAGGACAATCTATCTTCTGAAACAATTTTCTGTCATAAACCCAATCTCCAACAGCTTTTGCTATTGTCTGCTCCcataatcaaaaaaatttaacaagaaaaatgatCAGAAACACAAAAATGTATACTGGTTTTATTATGTCACAAGAATTTGTAGAAGAtaagtttttgtaaattttaccGTTCGGTTTAGAATGGGAGAATCTTGCCAGAACCATGAAGTTTGTGTCTCGGTTTGGCAGTGAGTGTAACAAGAGTCTATGAACATCCCTCTTGATGAAGATCTCCCTAGACCTATCACCGCGCTCAAGAACTCTAACCTGAaatctaaataacataaaaccaTGCAATGATGTTAAGAAAACATCATCcaaaaaaacaataacacacTCTTGCATAGCTTTTGGTTCTGAGGCCAACCTTGCATAACTTTGAGCTGGTTTGGTTGGCAATTCTTGATGTCAAGTTGACAACTTTGCCATTTTCCATAAGGATCAGCAGCACGGGGAGCCAAAATGTTCTTTATCTGAGAAAGATATATGAAACTTAAAGATGAGCTTTTAGAACTTGGATTATTCTGAAATATCTGTTTTAAAACATCTTGGGTAAGTTACACAAAGATATAACGTACCTGCCAAGAGTCGTAAGCGGCATTAAGAATGAATACAGGAGTTCTAATCTGGCGAGCAACGTATTGCGGGAAGAAACACTGCCATTTTGTTGGTAATGATTATATGAGTAACATttgaagagaaacaaaaaaaactttaaaagagaTAACATGAATGTTTCTTACCATAGCAGGGGTCAATCTTGATGTGCATGTCCTCGGCAAATTCTTTGCTGATCCCTGAAAAAAGCATGAAATAAGTGTCACTATAAAGGAGAAATAAGTGCCACTATAGGGGAGAAAGCAAATAAACCCTTACATGTAGAGCAACCACATCTTTGAAGTATGATTTAATGTATTGAGCTCCTGAGACGTCTCTTCTGAAAAAACATACCAACGAAAtgtctttttttgttaaactataAATCACTGGTCTTTGTTAGTGACAGATAAAGAGTGAAACAATTGTCTTACGTGTTGAGAAAGAAACCAGCATCTGAAAGACATTTTACTTTGGTACCCATCGGTAATAAAGCACGGAAACTGTCACAATGCATCAGGGAAGCTAACCCGCCAGCAGAACACCCGGACAAAACAGCCTGCCATAGTTTTTTCATCAACGTTTTAGATAACTTGTAAAGAAAAGCTTGCAAAGAGTTTCTTGGAGGTTGgaggaaaaaaagaaagctaACATTCTCAGCGTTTCTCATGCCTTTAGCTAGCAACTCCTGCATAACAGCTAGCCAAACTCGAGCACCTCTGAAGTGAAGATTAGTAGCCTGATCAAATCACCATTTATGATTATCGAATAAGGAAGATTTTGACTCTTCCTTtacaacattaaaaaataaaagatcttAATGTTTTCTTGTTAATACTCACAGGGTTCACTGCTTGCACATCTCCTGTGAATGATGACCCGTCGCAGTATCTAACTTTCACTCTATTCCAATTGTAAAAATCTGCCATTTCCAAGAATCCACCATTCAAAACCCATTagataaaaattcataaataaaaacaaacttatGTTTGATCAagaattagtaaaaaaattaccAGGATTATATTGTTTCTTATTGCTAAGAATAGCTGAGAACGCaagattctccaccattttctTGGATGAACCTAGTCGAGTATGCATCCGACTAAGGCAGTTTGTTACATTATTACACCATCCTCCTCCCTAAAAATCAATCATTTCCACAAAATCTTCATTCAGAATCATCTCATAAGTATCACATAGATCAAATTTAATATGAGCATTGGGTTAGCACAAGCAGGAACAAACAGAACACAAGAGAAACTAAATAAAGAAAAGCAGAACAAAGACCTCAAGCTGAATCAACCAGCTATTGATTCCAGTTCCAGAGCCTCTGTGTAAATGATAAGCTGGTGGACTACCATCCAAACAAACTGCAAAGTAATAATGAATGTCAATTATtaaacacagaaaaaaaaagaaaaaaactttgaccaaattaaagattatatatatatataaaaatctcaCCGGCCCCTCTTGCGACTGCGTTTCGAACAAATGTAATATTGACAAATAATCCTTCTGCTTTCAAGATTGCTAACGAACATACCACAAGAACCAACCATTgcttgaagttgaacattctgGCGAAACAAGAAacgaaattaaataattaaagaatatataaaatagaagtacATGTAAAAAGGAGAATAGCTAACGAAAATAGCATGATAGTACCAAAAAGACAACTCTGAGCAAAGCAAAACAAAAGTACTTAAAAGAGAAGATCCGAACATAAGTAGACAAATCTCTTAGCTTAGATTAGATCGGAACTATCTGCTTACATCATTTGTTGTCTAAAATAAATGGTTTTTCAGTTTTTAGTagattttaattagatttcAATTCCagctaataaaaacaaaagaacaaaaaaattaaccagAAAGTTTTGATCAGGGCATTAGATTGTGTCAGGATGTTGTTCTTTTCCAGAAAGTAATGAAAGAACAAATCTTTTCCTCTACGTAGAAGAAATCAACGAGAAAGAATCACTGGGAAAAGAATAAAACTTTCTTGGACAGAAAGCTTCTGCCGCAATCGCACTTACTTGGAAACGCGGTTTCTCACAAAACCCAACTTGGGATTAGTCTGAACCTCCAAGTTTCGGTTTGCTAACTCGGAGGATGACTCAGTTTCTGCACATTGCCCGAAGACGCGAGTTCCGAGCAATGGCGGAAGAAGAAAGATTCACGGTTGTCTGGTAGTAACGCGCGTTTTGGATCCGACGTAcaatgtttgtgtgtgtgtgtgtgtgtgttttttccGGAACCCGAGAGCCGACACTGATTCGTTcgttttttgttaaaaaaaaaaaaaaacagagtataaTAAAACATGGTGGTGTGTGCGAGATGATGTGTTTATATACAGaatatattttctgattttaCCCGAAATTATTATTTCCTTACAAATGTATccctttctttcttttgaaGGCACACGATACCACACATTggcatgaaataaaaataaacaatatctCTATCTCTAGGAGTAAATTCACAACAacagtatatataaaatttgtaaaccCATTGAATTTCTGaagtttttcataatttttttatttcgatAGCTATTTCATATACAATAGCTTTGATagactatatatttttttttgatagaatatattactttaaataataatcataattataaattatgaaatatcAGTTTCAGTTTTTGAGATTTATGTATCAGTTTAAATTTTGAGATTTATGTTATTATAAATGCATAAATATCTCAAATATCTGTAACGTTGTTTCAAAACagttttgttttataaactttaagaTAAAAAAACTACAATGATTTTAAGAATATACAAATAcgttataattttaacttatcATTAAAATTTGCAAATATTAAATACATTAAGGTTTTAacttatcattaaaatataaaaaattcaaaatcctgACAGTTTATTAAATGACATCTGGTTTTATTGATTACTTGgtccaaaaaaaacattgatgATTGTGTTGGGTTAGCTAACAGATACAAAATATAAGGGGTATTAAAGATTAACATAAAAATAGGGGTCCGTGAAGAAGACTTCCATTAGTAGTTGACACTTGACAggcaaaaaaataatgttttcggTTAAAAGTGGGTTGGATAGGTTCCGAACCGAATGTCGGGGGTGGGTGACGTGTTCCGGTCGGACCGGTAATGGTGTTGTTGAAATGTAACGAATCTTATCAGCTTCCAAATTACGCGTTCCGCAGCAACCAACGGTTGACGATTTGCTCAGGAACAAGGACTGTTTtgtcttttcatttttaaaatggGATTGTGTTTTCTATATGCGACCTCACGGTAGCTTCAGTGATCGCAGCTTTTATGTATTCTATTTGATCTTATTCTTATTCATTTGATTCACGTCATTTCTGTCAAAGATGTACCAGTTAAGTCAAAATCTTCCggaatactccctccgttcctaaaagatgtatgttctggaaaaaaaatttgttttaaaaagatacattttttactttttcaatgtatgattttatgaaaaattgtaagtttcaaaaaaatta
The Brassica napus cultivar Da-Ae chromosome A1, Da-Ae, whole genome shotgun sequence DNA segment above includes these coding regions:
- the LOC106434440 gene encoding pectin acetylesterase 7; amino-acid sequence: MGKLKQCWSSVLVLSMVVIGTGAVPITYLQSAVAKGAVCLDGSAPAYHFDKGFGSGVNNWIVHMEGGGWCTDVASCIKRKGTMKGSSKFMNKDFGFSGILGGKQNTNPDFYSWNRIKVRYCDGSSFTGNVEAVNPANKLFFRGARVWRAVIDDLMAKGMKNAQNAILSGCSAGALAAILHCDTFRAILPRTARVKCVSDAGYFIHGKDISGGSYIQSYYSKVVALHGSAKSLPISCTSKMKPELCFFPQYVVPSMRTPLFVINAAFDSWQIKNVLAPTGVDKRKEWANCKLDLKKCSAAQLRTVQGFRDQMMRALSPIHSTPSRGLFLDSCHAHCQGGSAASWSGAKGPQVANTKISKAVGNWFYGRSAFQKIDCPSPICNPTCPAISTDE
- the LOC106437923 gene encoding pectin acetylesterase 8; the protein is MFNFKQWLVLVVCSLAILKAEGLFVNITFVRNAVARGAVCLDGSPPAYHLHRGSGTGINSWLIQLEGGGWCNNVTNCLSRMHTRLGSSKKMVENLAFSAILSNKKQYNPDFYNWNRVKVRYCDGSSFTGDVQAVNPATNLHFRGARVWLAVMQELLAKGMRNAENAVLSGCSAGGLASLMHCDSFRALLPMGTKVKCLSDAGFFLNTRDVSGAQYIKSYFKDVVALHGSAKNLPRTCTSRLTPAMCFFPQYVARQIRTPVFILNAAYDSWQIKNILAPRAADPYGKWQSCQLDIKNCQPNQLKVMQDFRLEFLSAVIGLGRSSSRGMFIDSCYTHCQTETQTSWFWQDSPILNRTTIAKAVGDWVYDRKLFQKIDCPYPCNPTCHHRVFTPQDAPPI